A stretch of the Ptychodera flava strain L36383 chromosome 18, AS_Pfla_20210202, whole genome shotgun sequence genome encodes the following:
- the LOC139117396 gene encoding uncharacterized protein, which yields MPSGVKYSLDPGGIPLQINFTISNHGDEADNYTVKVEDAMFVQEFFPDTLQLEARAEFTGYMVAAVKNNRTTSGATSTGSVEVYSNSSGTSNEVNFKLVVMDYVEDYRKIEEESSVVTSPVTVSIATTSTTAISSSTHKSTLMTSQQAPVATGATATTSSMSTFASMQSTSVTTEEQPMVTTTTAITTPTTKLLSTILSTKSSSPTIQEELVTSTAASATTMPSLDDEGTSPRNTIITVAVVAVMVPVIGILIAVCIVTVNERKLTYYKS from the exons ATTCCCTTGATCCAGGTGGCATTCCCCTTCAGATTAACTTCACAATAAGTAACCATGGAGACGAAGCTGACAACTACACAGTCAAGGTCGAGGATGCTATGTTTGTGCAGGAATTCTTTCCCGACACTTTACAGTTAGAGGCCAGGGCTGAGTTTACCGGGTATATGGTAGCTGCTGTCAAAAACAACAGAACTACAAGTGGTGCAACAAG taCTGGGTCAGTGGAAGTTTACAGCAATAGCAGTGGAACATCTAATGAAGTGAATTTCAAGCTCGTTGTCATGGACTATGTGGAAGATTACCGAAAGATAGAAGAGGAATCGTCGGTG GTTACATCACCTGTGACTGTTTCCATAGCCACAACCTCTACAACTGCAATTTCCTCATCCACACACAAATCCACTTTGATGACCTCTCAACAAGCACCTGTGGCCACAGGTGCAACCGCCACTACAAGTTCAATGTCCACATTTGCTTCAATGCAGTCCACTTCAGTGACCACCGAAGAACAGCCGATGGTCACCACCACCACGGCCATAACAACTCCTACAACCAAATTGCTGTCCACCATTCTGTCCACGAAGTCCTCTTCGCCGACCATCCAAGAAGAGCTTGTGACCAGCACTGCAGCCTCGGCAACTACTATGCCCTCACTCGATGATGAGGGGACCTCCCCTCGGAATACAATCATCACCGTAGCTGTTGTTGCAGTGATGGTACCGGTGATTGGAATCTTAATTGCCGTTTGCATTGTTACGGTTAACGAAAGGAAACTTACATATTACAAGTCATAA